From a single Candidatus Limnocylindria bacterium genomic region:
- a CDS encoding Gfo/Idh/MocA family oxidoreductase — MTGAGDIGVGVIGVGLMGRRHAENVARVSGARLLAVHDANASLSERVARELGATSCASVDALLSYSGVDAVVIASPAHTHEKHALAALAARKDLLLEKPIAPTLDAADRILAAASVSAARLQIGFMRRYDPAYTEAASVVHSGRVGAVRFFKGMNRDRDAPRGAPGSLPRGDIFAESAIHDFDVARWMVGDEVAGVRASALTLAPDAPCADLALAELHFAGGAAATIETYRGARYAYDIRAEIVCSEGMVCVGGFARRSVEVLLPDGDRRDLFPGFLERFANAYLFELRDFLAGVRSRTPPRVSGEDGRRALAIALACERASDDAREFAP; from the coding sequence GTGACGGGCGCCGGCGACATCGGCGTCGGCGTCATCGGGGTCGGTCTGATGGGGCGCCGGCATGCCGAGAACGTGGCGCGCGTCAGTGGCGCGAGGCTTCTCGCGGTCCACGACGCCAACGCCTCCCTGAGCGAGCGCGTCGCACGCGAGCTCGGCGCGACGAGCTGCGCGTCCGTCGACGCGCTCCTCTCGTACAGCGGCGTCGACGCGGTGGTCATCGCGTCGCCGGCGCACACGCACGAGAAGCACGCGCTCGCGGCGCTCGCGGCGCGAAAGGACCTGCTGCTTGAGAAGCCGATCGCGCCGACGCTCGATGCGGCCGACCGCATCCTGGCCGCCGCCAGTGTGTCCGCGGCGCGGCTGCAGATCGGATTCATGCGCCGCTATGACCCCGCGTACACCGAGGCGGCCTCGGTGGTGCACTCCGGTAGGGTCGGCGCGGTGCGCTTCTTCAAGGGGATGAACCGCGACCGCGACGCGCCGCGCGGCGCGCCGGGCTCGCTGCCGCGCGGCGACATATTCGCGGAGTCGGCGATCCACGACTTCGACGTCGCGCGGTGGATGGTGGGCGACGAGGTCGCGGGAGTGCGGGCGAGCGCGTTGACGCTCGCGCCCGACGCGCCTTGCGCTGACCTCGCGCTCGCCGAGCTCCACTTCGCGGGGGGCGCTGCCGCGACGATCGAGACCTACCGCGGCGCGCGATACGCCTACGACATTCGCGCCGAGATCGTCTGCAGCGAGGGCATGGTCTGTGTCGGGGGCTTCGCGCGGCGCTCGGTGGAGGTACTCCTTCCCGACGGTGATCGTCGGGATCTCTTCCCAGGATTCCTCGAGCGCTTCGCCAACGCGTACCTGTTCGAGCTGCGCGACTTTCTCGCCGGTGTCCGCTCTCGCACTCCCCCGCGGGTGAGCGGAGAAGACGGTCGCCGCGCGCTCGCGATCGCGCTCGCATGTGAGCGTGCCAGCGACGACGCCCGCGAGTTCGCACCATGA
- a CDS encoding PfkB family carbohydrate kinase, with protein MTVDAYVLGRVGADLYPLQLNTPLEEVRTFERFVGGFAGNVSTGLARLGVRTGIVSAVGDDGHGRFIRRFLEAEGIDCASLHVHPSLRTALAFCEAWPPDDFPITFYRTPTCPDWELRATQLPEDLARARLLYASATGLAREPSRATTLAALERCRQRAIFDLDWREVLWDDVRDYPELAWRAAEFASVVVGGAREFVAAALDPRDLLKRGPTFVVVKRGAGGATVVDARGSRDIPGVAVPVVNGLGAGDAFGAALGAALIAGRGADEAVRRANAAGAIVASRLSCSTAMPRASEIDALLGGATVVDGAVVAG; from the coding sequence ATGACCGTCGACGCGTACGTCCTCGGCCGCGTCGGCGCGGATCTGTACCCGCTGCAGCTCAACACACCGCTCGAGGAGGTCCGCACGTTCGAACGTTTCGTCGGTGGATTCGCGGGGAACGTGTCGACCGGTCTCGCGCGGCTCGGCGTTCGAACGGGCATCGTGTCAGCCGTCGGAGACGATGGCCACGGCCGGTTCATCCGCCGCTTCCTCGAGGCGGAAGGCATCGATTGCGCGTCGCTCCACGTGCATCCCTCCCTGCGCACGGCACTCGCGTTCTGCGAGGCGTGGCCACCGGACGACTTCCCGATCACCTTCTATCGCACGCCGACATGCCCCGACTGGGAGCTGCGCGCCACGCAGCTTCCGGAAGATCTCGCGCGGGCGCGCCTGCTCTACGCGTCCGCGACCGGACTGGCGCGAGAGCCAAGCCGCGCGACGACGCTGGCGGCCCTCGAGCGCTGCCGCCAGCGCGCGATCTTCGATCTCGACTGGCGCGAGGTGCTCTGGGACGACGTGCGTGACTACCCGGAGCTCGCCTGGCGCGCCGCGGAGTTCGCTTCGGTCGTGGTCGGTGGCGCGCGCGAGTTCGTGGCCGCCGCGCTGGATCCGCGCGATCTGCTGAAGCGCGGCCCCACGTTCGTCGTCGTGAAGCGCGGCGCCGGTGGCGCGACGGTCGTCGATGCGCGCGGCTCGCGCGATATCCCGGGCGTCGCCGTCCCGGTCGTGAACGGGCTCGGCGCCGGCGATGCGTTCGGGGCGGCGCTCGGTGCGGCGCTGATCGCCGGCCGAGGCGCGGACGAGGCGGTCCGCCGTGCGAACGCCGCAGGCGCGATCGTGGCGTCGCGCCTTTCGTGCAGCACCGCGATGCCCCGGGCGTCGGAGATCGACGCGCTGCTGGGAGGCGCGACCGTGGTGGACGGCGCGGTCGTGGCCGGGTGA